The window CAAAGGGGTGCTTGACCGGCGTACCTACGGACCGGATCCTGCACATGTGGCAAGACTCGGGGCCATTTTCATCGATACGCTCCAGGGCTTGGGGGTCATGGCGACCGCCAAGCATTTTCCTGGCATAGGGCGTGTGGAAGAAGATCCCCACCACGGGCGTCCTGTAGTCCGGGCAGCGAAAAAGGACCTTGCAAGGGACCTCCTGCCATTTCGTGCGGCGATCGAGGCCGGGGTGGCTGCGGTTATGACCTCGCACGTGGTCTATCCGGCCCTCGATGATCAGTATCCCGCTACCTTTTCAGCAGTAATTTCGCGTTGTATCCTTCGAGATGAACTTGGTTTTTCAGGGGTCCTTGTCACAGATGACCTGGAGATGGGTGGGATAACCCGGTACGGAGATATCGGATCGGCCGCGGTCAGGGCATTTCAGGCCGGTCATGACCTTCTTCTCGTCTGTCATAGGGAGGATCGGGTACGCCGCGTCCTGGATGCCCTCGAGGATGCGAGAAGGATGGGTGAGATCCCTGAGCGCCGGATCGAAGAGGCGCTGGAACGGCTTGCTGTGCTACGTGCGAGGATCGAGGCCTTTACTCATGTAATGTGACACCATAGGAGGACCATGTACCATGAAGGTTTTCGTCCTTGGAGGAACGGGATTCATCGGGATCCACCTCGCCAGGTTTTTCATCAGGCACGGGCATGCGGTCACCTGTCTTGCGCGTTCCCAGAGCAAGGCAGAGGATCTACCTCCTGGCACGCGTCACGTGATTGGAGACCCCCTGCGGTCCGGTCCATGGCAGGAAGAGGCGGCCAAGGCGGACCTCATCGTGAACCTTGTGGGAAGATCCATCATGACCCGATGGACGGATGAGGCAAAGGAGGCAATCCTCAAAACCCGCATCATGTCCACCCGTATGGCAGTGGATTCCATTTCCCGCGAAAGGGCAGCGAAAACGGTTCTTGTGAACGCCAATGCCGTCGGCTATTACGAGGGTGCCGGTGATCTGGAGGTGACCGAGGAATCCCCTGCCGGTAGGGGTTTTCTCGCCGAGGTCACTCAAGCATGGCAGGAGGAGGCGGAACGCGCCCTAAAAAAAGGCGCCAGGGTCGTTATCGCGCGTTTCGGGGTGGTGCTCGGGCGGGACGGTGGGCTTCTCGCCCAGATGCTACCGGTCTTTCAGCTCGGCCTGGGCGGACGCCTCGGCAGCGGCCGGCAGTGGTTCTCCTGGATCCATGTCCACGATCTTTGTCGGGCAGTCCTTTTTGTCGCTGAGCGCGGGGATATCTCGGGTCCTGTCAATTTCTGTTCCCCCCATCCGGTGACAAACAGGGAATTCACCCGGACACTTGCCCGCCTTCTCGGCCGTCCCGCGATCCTTCCGGTTCCGGGCCTTGCGCTTCGCCTTGCCATCGGAGACGCGGCCGAGATCGCCCTCAGAGGCGAAAGGGTGGTGCCTCGCGTGCTTGAAAGGGCGGGATTCGCATTTGAATTTCCCACTATTGAGGATGCCCTCAAGGATTTGGTCCTAACGTCTTGATATTCCGATTTAACGGGATACCTGAATCCGTGGGCCGACGGCCGGGTATTTGTTTCGTGCGGCAAATAGCCTCCTGTCCATGTTGGCAGATTTGCCGTTCGAGCCCTGTCTATGGGCGCCTTACTCCACAAACACCCCCGCTGTCGGCTTATTCTATGAAATCGAAAGGTTGAGTGCATATCTGATTCCGGGTTATTTCGCCCGGTCGAGGATCCTTCTTGCGTAAGGGCCGTACAGAAAGAGGATGTCAATGGCCGAGAGGTCTCTGGCAAAATCCCCCCACAGCTGGGGATAGACGGGAGACGGTATGGGGATCCATTCGATGGAGATCCCGCGATCGGAAAGGAGACGTGTATCCAGGTGAGGGCGGGCGAGGCGGGATGCCACAAGTCGGTCTGCGCCGAGGGATTCGCATATAGACGCTATAAGTTGGGTCCCATGTCCGGTTACACCCAGCGAGGAAAGGAGCCGGTACGGCCGTTCGATCCCGAGGCCGTGCCAGATAATATCTATGATAGGAAGATTCACATCGAGAAGGCGATCCTGCGGGGTCCCATAAATCCTTTCGAGATCGGAGAAGGTCTCCTCAAAGAAGGGCGCCTTCCCGTAGCAATGAAAGAATGTCTCGATGTGTTTTTTCCGCCAGCGTGGCTCCGGAAGGCAGCGGACTTGGTCGATCCTCTGAAGACCCTGACCCTTCCTGAGGACCGGAACCCGAAGCCAGACCTCTCCCCCAGGCCCTTTGATCCGGTTTCTTGTGAGCCAGGTGAACCCGCGCGGGAACTGCACCGTGTCGAGGAGGACGAGGCAGTCGGCATGGATGGCCTTGTAAAAGAGTCCGGGCCAGGGGAAAAAGACGGGTTGGTGGACGGCGACGCGCATTTCCTGATCAGGAGCCCCAAAGGAGGGCGCTCAGCCCCCAGGGAGCGAGTCCACGTGCCCTCAACCCGGTGACGAGATCCGTCAAGGTATCCACCACAGGCACAGAAGAGGGAAGATCAGCCCTCCACGGGACAAGGCAGATATCGCCTGGGCGGATTCGGTCAAGGAGGCCCTTCATGACGTCCTGCCCAGGCCTTATGGTGCAGGCAGGATTTACGACCGTGAGGCCAAATTCCCTGGCGACGCCGGTGAGCCGGAGGTCTTTCCATCCATGCGGTGGGAGAAGAAAAGAGATCCTCCGGTCCTGAAGTTCCCTGGCAGCCAGACAGGCCTGCTGGATCTCCTTGCGAACGGCCTCTTCCGATCTCAGGGCAAGGGGACGGTAATGCATCCCGTGGATGCCGATCTCGAAGGATTTCATGGCCCTTGATGCCGCTTGGTGACGGCGCGCCCGGTCTCCCTCGAGGAAAAAGGTTGCCGAGGCCCCGAGTTCATGAAGTCTTCGGCACACGTCCTCGGTCGATGGATTCGGAGATCGGTCGAAAATGATGGCTACGGCATGGCGGTTTCTCGGGCCGTGGGTTATGACCCTTCCGAAAAGGGTCGCCCTGGGGCAGAAGACCTCGTAAGAAGCGGCTGCGGCAAGTGTGGTCCCGGCGGCCAGGGAGAGAAGGGCGGAGGTTCGTCCGGATGGAAGGGGGATCTTCATGGCTGCGCGTCCTTCATGTCATTGGCGTCATTTAGCGCGCGTCAAAATGAAACGGGCAAGGGTGACGAGTCCTTCCCTGGTCCCGGAGGGGGGGAATGTGTCCACGAGATGTGCGCACGCGTCCTCGATATATGCCTCGGCCCGTGTCAGGGTTTCCTCGATCGCCCCGGTTTGGTGCAGGATGCGTTGGGCCCATGAGAGGTCATCATTGGTTATCCTTTCGGAGGAAAGGATCTCCTTGAGCCTTTCCCGGTCGCGGGTTTCGGCCCTTTCCATGGCGATCGCAAGGGGTAGGGTCGTCTTGCCTTCCGCCATGTCCGTTCCCACTGCCTTTCCGAGTTTTTCCGTCTCCGAGGTGTAGTCGAGGACGTCGTCAACCATCTGAAAAGCGATCCCGATGAGGCGGCCGAATTCGGTGAGGGCATGGACCTGCCGTGGTCCCGCCTCGGCCAGAAGGGCGCCTATGGCGCAGGACGCGGAGATGAGCGCCCCGGTCTTTCTGTAAACGATGTCCAGATAGGTCTTTTCGTCGAGTCCGCGTGTTTGTGAGGACAGAAGCTGGATGATCTCACCTTCGGCCATGAGGGCCACGGTCTCAGCGATGATCCTGGCGATCGGTACGTTTCGGAAACGGGTGGCGATCTCGATGGCCCTGGCATAAAGGGAGTCCCCGACAAGCACAACGGCCTTGACCCCCCAGAGGGTATGGGCCGCTGGCTTTCCACGCCGAAGGACCCCTCCGTCCACCACGTCATCGTGAAGGAGGCTCGCTGCGTGAAGGTATTCGGGCACGACCGAGAGTTCGTATGCCGCATCATCCGACCTGCCGCAAAGCCTGGCCGCGCACACGGTGAGAAGGGGCCGGATGCGTTTTCCTCCGGCGAATATGATGTGGCCGCACACCTTGTCGATAAATGGGTTTTCACATGCGAATCGGTCCTTGAGGATCTGTTCGATTCGTAGGAGATCGGGCTGGAAGATGTGGAAGATGTCGTTAGTGTTTTTCTTTCCCATAACGAACGGATCCATGACGATCGGGCAGTAAATCAGTATAATGGCTGTCTGCCTTGCTTCACAAGGCATGGATCCGGGGATAAGCACCCAACCTTTTGATCTCGCTGAATAAGCCGACGGCCCACGGATTCAGGGATGGAAAGGATGAAAGCAGTCAACCCGTCCGCTGATGTATCTTCCACCTTCGAGCGGACGACCCCCATGCTCCAGCAATACCGAGAGATCAAGGCGGCACACGAGGACTGTATCCTTTTTTTTCGCATGGGCGATTTCTATGAGATGTTTTTCGAGGACGCGGAGATCGCCTCTTCCATCCTCGGTATCGCCCTCACCTCGCGGGACCGTAACAAGGAAGACGGTGTCCCCATGTGTGGCGTTCCGGTCCATGCATCAGAGGGGTATCTGGCCCGGCTCGTACAGGCGGGCAAGCGTGTAGCGATCTGCGAACAGGTCGAAGATCCCAAAAACGCCAAAGGTCTCGTCCGGCGGGAGGTCGTGCGGGTCGTCACTCCCGGGCTCATCGCCATCGACGGCGGCCTTTCGGCCAAGAACAATAATTATATCGTTTCCATCGGCCCTTGCCTGGACGGAGGGTTGCGCGGAATTTCCTCACTGGAGCTCTCCACCGGGGAATTCCGGCTCACCGAGGTGTCTTCGGACGCTGAGGCCGTCTCCGAGGTCTGCCGACTCGATCCGGCGGAGATCCTTCTTCCCGAGGGAGAGAAGGACGGCCATTTTGCAGCCAGGCTCGCCGGAGCCCTTTCCGGCCCTGCTGTGAGTTTTCGCCCGGACGGATGGTTCCGGCCCGAACGTGGGGCCTCAGACCTCATGAGGCATTTTTCGGTCCTCACCCTCGACGGGTTCGGACTTTCCGGATTTGCGGCCGGTACAGGCGCGGCAGGCGCCCTTCTCGAGTACGCCCGCGAGACCCAGCATTCGGATCTCTCCCACATCCGACGCATCCTTCCCTACCGTCTCGGAGATCATCTCATTCTCGACGAGGCCACCCGCAGAAATCTCGAACTCGTGGCCAACAGTCTGGACCATGGCCGGGACGGTACCCTCCTTTCCGTCCTTGACAGGACGGTGACGCCCATGGGGGGACGTCTCCTTAGAAACTGGATCCTTTACCCGCTCATAGAGCGGCATTCCATCGAGGCGCGGCTCTCTGCCGTGGAGGCACTTGTCGCGGCAGCGACTGAGCGGCAGGCCGCAAGGAGGATGCTCAGAAAGATCTCCGACATGGAGCGGCTCATCGGTCGCGTCACCCTCAAGACCGCTACCCCGAGGGATCTCCTGGCCCTCAAGGAATCCCTCGCCATGGTCCCCGAAATCCGGGACAGCCTGGAAGGCCCTGCCGGATACTCTGAGCTCATCTCTGGCATTCGGGCAGATCTCGATCCGTGTGTAGAGGTTCGGGACCTCATCGAGGGCGCGATCCGGCCAGATGCGCCTTCCATCCTCCGGGACGGAGGGGTGATCCGGGAGGGTTTCCATCCGGAGCTCGACGAGATCATCGCCATCCAGCGGGACGGCAGGGCCTATATCGCCAGGGTCGAGAACATCGAGAAGGAAAGGACTGGGATCGCATCTCTCAAGGTAGGATTCAACAGGGTTTTCGGCTATTACATCGAGATCTCCAAGGTCCATGGAGAAAAGGTCCCGGAGTCCTATATCCGAAAGCAGACCCTCGTTTCCGCCGAGCGATACATCACGCCAGAGCTCAAGGAGGTGGAGGCCAGGATCCTGACCGCTCAGGAAAGGAAGATAGCCCTCGAGCAGGAGATCTTTCGTGACATCGGGGCCCGCATCTGCCGGAACGGAGAAAGGATCCAGACGACGGCCCGCGCACTTTCCCTTCTCGACTGTCTTGCGTCTCTTGCAGAGGTGGCAGTGGAATATGGCTACAAAAGGCCTGTCATTACCGATGGAGACGGCATACATATTCGTCAGGGGCGGCATCCGGTAGTGGAGCGGACGCTCGTCGCTGAGAGATTCGTCCCAAACGACATCACGCTCGACCTCAAGGGCCCGCGCATGATCATCATCACCGGACCTAACATGGCCGGCAAATCCACGGTCCTTCGCCAGACCGCCCTCATCGTCCTACTTGCCCAGATGGGGAGCTTCGTTCCCGCGGATGCCGCCGAGATCGGAATCGTGGACAGGATCTTCACCAGGGTCGGCGCAACGGATTACCTTTCCCGCGGTCAGAGCACCTTTATGGTGGAGATGACGGAGACGGCCAACATCCTCCACAACGCCACGCCGAAGAGCCTCGTCATCCTGGACGAGATCGGCAGGGGCACGAGCACCTACGACGGCCTGTCCATCGCATGGGCCGTGGCCGAAGAGCTCCTCCGAAAGGACGGGATTGGTGTCAAGACCCTCTTTGCCACCCATTACCACGAACTGACCGCCCTTGCCGATCGCTACGACGTCATCAGGAACATGCACATCTCCGTCCAGGAGTGGGAGGGTGGGATCGTTTTTCTTCGGCATCTGCTGGATGGCCCGGCGAGCAGGAGTTACGGCATCCAGGTCGCGGCCCTTGCCGGGGTGCCGCGGTCTGTCATCGACCGGGCAAAGGAGATACTCGATCTCATTGAGAATGGAGGTGTGGCGGCTGTAGCGGGACGCGCCGCTCCTTCCAAAAAGGGCAGAAAAAGACCTGTACAGATGACGCTTCCCCTGGAGCCTGTGGACCGTTTCGGCCTCGAAAGCCGGATTTCGAACCTGGACATCGACAACCTCACGCCTTTAGATGCCCTTAAAACCCTTGCCGAGCTCAAGGAATTGATAAAGAATGGCTAAATCCACTGCGCCACTCACCGGATCGCCCATGTCATGATCGCCTTAACCGCTGTCCTTACACCCATCCGCGTCCTTTTTTTCATCACGGCGGTCTGTTGCGTCATTTTTCTTGGGGTATCGGCGTTGCGCGCGGAAACGAAGTCAACGCCCGAGGACGATTATCGAAAGGCCAAGGCCGCGTACGACAGGATCGCAGGTGATGCCAACCTGAAAGGGCATCGGAGGCAGTGGATCAATGTCATACAGGGCTTTCGGGGCGTGTATCTGCGGTATCCTGATCACGCGGAATTTGCCCCAAAGGCCCTCTACATGATGGGTCGGAGCTATCTCCAGCTTTACAACCAAACCCATTCCAGGGATGATCTGGATGAGGCGATCAAGCGTTTCGAGCTCGTTCCGGAAAAGTTTCCGGAAAGCTTCCTTGCCGACGATTCCCTCTACGTCCTTGGTTGTCTGTATGAAGGGATTGGTGAAAAGACATGGGCAAGGGAGATGTGGGACGAGATCGTCGAGTCCTACCCCCAGGGGGATCACTACCAGAAGGCCATGATGAAGATCGCTTCTTCCAAGGGAGGCGAGGACAGGCAGGAGGGATCCCCCGCAGAGGCCGCACGCAAAATCGATATCGACGGAATCCAGGTCTCGGTATCCGTCCCTGAACAGACGCGGAACGGGAAAAAGGGGCGGGCAAGGATTCGGGGAATCCGTCACTGGTCGGTCGAAGACTATACGCGCGTCGTCATCGAGGCGAGTGCTCCTCTTTCGGTCAAAAAAGGGGAACTCCCGGCGGACAAGGCGCGCAACTGGCCGGCCCGTATGTATCTTGATCTATCTCCTGCGGTCAAGGGCGAGGAGGTAGGGCCTGGGATCGCCCTGGAAAAGGGTCTTCTCGAGGGGGTCAGGGTGGCCCAGTTCGATCCGGATACCGTCCGGGTCGTCTTTGATTTGGGGACCACCCAAAACATAAAGGTCTTCAATCTGGACGACCCATATCGTGTCGTGGTTGATGCCTTTGCCCCGGGCTATGTTAAGGGGTTTTCCTGTCCGCCTCCACCCGCCGAAGAGACAAAAGAGATCAGCATTCGGATTCCCCGAAAAGGGGAAAAATTGACCCTTGCCCAGCAGCTCGGTCTCTGTGTGAGGAGGATTGTGATCGACCCTGGTCACGGAGGCAAGGACCCAGGGGCCATAGGGCCGAGCGGACTCAAGGAGAAGGATGTCGCCCTCAGTCTCTCGCGCAAGGTGGCAAAGGAACTTCGGGACAAACTGGGCTGTGATGTCATCCTCACCCGGGACCGTGATGTCTTTCTCCCTCTCGAAGAGCGGACCGCTATTGCAAACGCAAAGAAGGCGGACCTCTTCGTCTCCATTCACACCAACGCCGCTCCCAACCCTGACGCACGGGGTATCGAGACCTATTTCCTGAACTTTGCCGTGGACGAGGACGCCATGCGTGTGGCAGCC is drawn from Deltaproteobacteria bacterium and contains these coding sequences:
- a CDS encoding polysaccharide deacetylase family protein, which gives rise to MKIPLPSGRTSALLSLAAGTTLAAAASYEVFCPRATLFGRVITHGPRNRHAVAIIFDRSPNPSTEDVCRRLHELGASATFFLEGDRARRHQAASRAMKSFEIGIHGMHYRPLALRSEEAVRKEIQQACLAARELQDRRISFLLPPHGWKDLRLTGVAREFGLTVVNPACTIRPGQDVMKGLLDRIRPGDICLVPWRADLPSSVPVVDTLTDLVTGLRARGLAPWGLSALLWGS
- the nagZ gene encoding beta-N-acetylhexosaminidase: MSICRGHSPFAPCLMAGLSSTVLDEGARRLILDDGIGAFILFGRNISNPQDLGLLCDSVRNTCNEAGLAPAIIAVDQEGGPVRRLRPPHWPDVASNADVARALDPCRAVLEQARAVAACLIPLGIHLDFAPVLDVSGFERKGVLDRRTYGPDPAHVARLGAIFIDTLQGLGVMATAKHFPGIGRVEEDPHHGRPVVRAAKKDLARDLLPFRAAIEAGVAAVMTSHVVYPALDDQYPATFSAVISRCILRDELGFSGVLVTDDLEMGGITRYGDIGSAAVRAFQAGHDLLLVCHREDRVRRVLDALEDARRMGEIPERRIEEALERLAVLRARIEAFTHVM
- the mutS gene encoding DNA mismatch repair protein MutS; this translates as MKAVNPSADVSSTFERTTPMLQQYREIKAAHEDCILFFRMGDFYEMFFEDAEIASSILGIALTSRDRNKEDGVPMCGVPVHASEGYLARLVQAGKRVAICEQVEDPKNAKGLVRREVVRVVTPGLIAIDGGLSAKNNNYIVSIGPCLDGGLRGISSLELSTGEFRLTEVSSDAEAVSEVCRLDPAEILLPEGEKDGHFAARLAGALSGPAVSFRPDGWFRPERGASDLMRHFSVLTLDGFGLSGFAAGTGAAGALLEYARETQHSDLSHIRRILPYRLGDHLILDEATRRNLELVANSLDHGRDGTLLSVLDRTVTPMGGRLLRNWILYPLIERHSIEARLSAVEALVAAATERQAARRMLRKISDMERLIGRVTLKTATPRDLLALKESLAMVPEIRDSLEGPAGYSELISGIRADLDPCVEVRDLIEGAIRPDAPSILRDGGVIREGFHPELDEIIAIQRDGRAYIARVENIEKERTGIASLKVGFNRVFGYYIEISKVHGEKVPESYIRKQTLVSAERYITPELKEVEARILTAQERKIALEQEIFRDIGARICRNGERIQTTARALSLLDCLASLAEVAVEYGYKRPVITDGDGIHIRQGRHPVVERTLVAERFVPNDITLDLKGPRMIIITGPNMAGKSTVLRQTALIVLLAQMGSFVPADAAEIGIVDRIFTRVGATDYLSRGQSTFMVEMTETANILHNATPKSLVILDEIGRGTSTYDGLSIAWAVAEELLRKDGIGVKTLFATHYHELTALADRYDVIRNMHISVQEWEGGIVFLRHLLDGPASRSYGIQVAALAGVPRSVIDRAKEILDLIENGGVAAVAGRAAPSKKGRKRPVQMTLPLEPVDRFGLESRISNLDIDNLTPLDALKTLAELKELIKNG
- a CDS encoding N-acetylmuramoyl-L-alanine amidase, which produces MIALTAVLTPIRVLFFITAVCCVIFLGVSALRAETKSTPEDDYRKAKAAYDRIAGDANLKGHRRQWINVIQGFRGVYLRYPDHAEFAPKALYMMGRSYLQLYNQTHSRDDLDEAIKRFELVPEKFPESFLADDSLYVLGCLYEGIGEKTWAREMWDEIVESYPQGDHYQKAMMKIASSKGGEDRQEGSPAEAARKIDIDGIQVSVSVPEQTRNGKKGRARIRGIRHWSVEDYTRVVIEASAPLSVKKGELPADKARNWPARMYLDLSPAVKGEEVGPGIALEKGLLEGVRVAQFDPDTVRVVFDLGTTQNIKVFNLDDPYRVVVDAFAPGYVKGFSCPPPPAEETKEISIRIPRKGEKLTLAQQLGLCVRRIVIDPGHGGKDPGAIGPSGLKEKDVALSLSRKVAKELRDKLGCDVILTRDRDVFLPLEERTAIANAKKADLFVSIHTNAAPNPDARGIETYFLNFAVDEDAMRVAALENATSKKRIGELQGILNDILKNSKVSESSRLAGAVQKALIEEVKGKYASVKDLGVKQAPFFVLVGAQMPSILVETSFISNETEERRLRDEAYLASLAEGIADGIISYASGMNLSSLQAPR
- a CDS encoding TIGR01777 family oxidoreductase, which gives rise to MKVFVLGGTGFIGIHLARFFIRHGHAVTCLARSQSKAEDLPPGTRHVIGDPLRSGPWQEEAAKADLIVNLVGRSIMTRWTDEAKEAILKTRIMSTRMAVDSISRERAAKTVLVNANAVGYYEGAGDLEVTEESPAGRGFLAEVTQAWQEEAERALKKGARVVIARFGVVLGRDGGLLAQMLPVFQLGLGGRLGSGRQWFSWIHVHDLCRAVLFVAERGDISGPVNFCSPHPVTNREFTRTLARLLGRPAILPVPGLALRLAIGDAAEIALRGERVVPRVLERAGFAFEFPTIEDALKDLVLTS
- a CDS encoding WbqC family protein, whose amino-acid sequence is MRVAVHQPVFFPWPGLFYKAIHADCLVLLDTVQFPRGFTWLTRNRIKGPGGEVWLRVPVLRKGQGLQRIDQVRCLPEPRWRKKHIETFFHCYGKAPFFEETFSDLERIYGTPQDRLLDVNLPIIDIIWHGLGIERPYRLLSSLGVTGHGTQLIASICESLGADRLVASRLARPHLDTRLLSDRGISIEWIPIPSPVYPQLWGDFARDLSAIDILFLYGPYARRILDRAK
- a CDS encoding polyprenyl synthetase family protein, whose amino-acid sequence is MPCEARQTAIILIYCPIVMDPFVMGKKNTNDIFHIFQPDLLRIEQILKDRFACENPFIDKVCGHIIFAGGKRIRPLLTVCAARLCGRSDDAAYELSVVPEYLHAASLLHDDVVDGGVLRRGKPAAHTLWGVKAVVLVGDSLYARAIEIATRFRNVPIARIIAETVALMAEGEIIQLLSSQTRGLDEKTYLDIVYRKTGALISASCAIGALLAEAGPRQVHALTEFGRLIGIAFQMVDDVLDYTSETEKLGKAVGTDMAEGKTTLPLAIAMERAETRDRERLKEILSSERITNDDLSWAQRILHQTGAIEETLTRAEAYIEDACAHLVDTFPPSGTREGLVTLARFILTRAK